The following are from one region of the Stigmatella ashevillena genome:
- a CDS encoding DUF6184 family natural product biosynthesis lipoprotein — MPRPYLALMTRKTWAAMVGALCLWGCGDATVADLTDRQSDAVNAASDNLCDNFEQCGEIGTGKAYASRGECETQRKAFWNDKWPVASCDDRIHGDNLQVCLDAIKAMDCNSLIDELKVINGDCAQSKVCGGE; from the coding sequence ATGCCACGCCCCTATCTCGCCCTCATGACCAGAAAAACATGGGCGGCGATGGTGGGGGCTTTGTGTCTGTGGGGCTGTGGCGATGCCACGGTGGCGGACCTGACGGACCGGCAGTCCGATGCGGTGAACGCCGCGAGCGACAACCTCTGCGACAACTTCGAGCAGTGCGGTGAAATCGGTACGGGCAAAGCCTACGCCAGCCGCGGCGAGTGCGAGACACAGCGCAAGGCCTTCTGGAATGACAAGTGGCCCGTGGCCAGCTGTGATGACCGCATCCACGGAGACAACCTCCAGGTCTGTCTGGATGCCATCAAGGCCATGGACTGCAACAGCCTGATTGACGAGCTCAAGGTCATCAACGGGGACTGCGCCCAGAGCAAGGTCTGCGGCGGGGAGTAA